The following is a genomic window from Aphelocoma coerulescens isolate FSJ_1873_10779 chromosome 5, UR_Acoe_1.0, whole genome shotgun sequence.
TTTCCTCAAGCTGTGTAAGCCAAAATGTATCTTGATATATCCATATTCTTTCTGGAGATGAATAGGTAAACATACATCTTAATATAAGAACAGTATTTAATAGCTACCTATCACGGGTtgccaaaaatatttccaattaACCACTTTTTTGGAGTGTGGTTTGTCTTTTGGCAGAGTAAGTTCTGTGAAAAACTCTTTTGtcaaaatactttgaaaaacaATAATAAAGAGAGTTGGGAGAGTTGGGAATATAATCTGGTGTTTCAACACAATAAGATTTTCCTATTCATCATGTTCATGGAGAGTGTGACTTTTTCAGTTAGTTGTTTTTAATGAACGATTTTAATGGCTAAAGCCTAGTTTCTAACCTTTTTTGTGGCTTCCTGATTTGTTTTTTCATAAAGAAGGCTGCCATCTCCTTCCCTGTGACAATGCAGGGAGCGTGGGTGGGGTACACAGAGGCTCTGCTAGGAAGGATGGCTGAATTCCTGGAACCTGCTCTGGAGGGAGGtgagcaagcagaggatggcagGTTGTGAGGATGAGGATTTTGCTGGAGTGTGGACTTTGTTTTGATTCAATTGTGTACTGattaaaattaacaaaaatgtAAGATGGATGTCATACCCATCTAATGGATTGAGTTCCATGAATTAATCGACAAAGAGcagtatttattctttttttttggatgtCTGCTTGGCAAATACATTTCTTTAGATAACTGTTTCTGGTTTCCATGGTGATCTTACTTCTGCTTGttaaaggtatttttaagaATCTTTCACATTCTTTGAAGAGCTAAGCTCTTGCTAAGAGCTAGCACTTCAGCACTATCTCAGCTGTTGATGCCTGCATAAACACATTGCATCTGGCAGTGAAATTCAAGGAGTACAGATTGGAGGAGaagcaaaagtaatttttgCTGCTCTGAATCAGACTAATTTACTCTGATAACATTTCATGGTCAGACAATGTTACTGTTTGTAGATTCAGTAAACTTGAGCCACAATAAAGGCTAGAAGGACTTCTGGACAGCATGCCATTGTATCTACTTTCTCAGTGTACTTCCATGCAACTTAATGTACTGTGTGGCTCCTTATCTGTGATGtgtctcaattaaaaaaaaatgtaggggATTACTGGAAACAACCATTTTTTCAATCTCATACAATAGAGTTGGTATATAGTACATGGAGATTTATTGAGTGCTGATAGTTACGATAACAGGATAAAATGAACTGATTTTGGCAGGCTTTAAACATGTTTCTAATGTGAAAAGAGCTGCTTCTCATGCAGTGGTTACatttaatatttcatatttcttttttacttgGAGAAATGGTCAAAGGCACAGATGAGCTCCTTatggggagcagctgaggtttgttcagcttggaggaGAGAAGGCAAAGGGGTGACCTCATTGCAGCCTACACCTTCCTCAAGAGGAGAAGCAGAATGGGAGGTGCTGATCTCCTCTCTCTGGTGACGAGCAAAGGGACACGAAGAAATGGAATCAAACTGCATCGGGGAAGCTCAGATGGGACATTAGGAAGATGTGCTTCACTGAGAGGGTGACTggtcactggaacaggctccccagtgGAGTGGTCACAGCAGCAAGCCTGACAGGGTTCAGGGAGTTTCTGGATGATGTTCTTAATCGTAGGGGGGTTTAGTTGTAGGCAGTCTTGAGAGGAGCAGGGAGTCAATGAACCTCACTTCCAACTTCAGCTATTCTATTCTAAGGTTGATATTTATGTCCTGCTCAGTCAGTCTGTGTGCTGAGAAGGTGGTCAAATAATGTCAGGTATCATAAGGGTTTTATGCAGACACAGCTCACTCTCTGAGAAGACCAAAgatatgtttttcctttttaaattaaaaacactTCATCTTTCTGCGTTAGTGGTGGAACTTGGCACTATGGGATATGCTTTGTGACATGTGATTGTTTATAAATGACACTCATGTCCCTGACAGTATTGACTTATAGGAAATTGCAAGATGCtgcattttccagctgcttgTTCACTCCAGCTTTTCTTGGATGCCTCCCAGCTAACCAGTACAAACCCCTTAGGAAGTCTGAATCCAAGATAATGTAGCTCTAGACCAGTTATCCAGCAGAAACCCTTCTGAAACTAACCCATGGTAGAAAATGACAGCTTTGCCCACTGTGAGGATGTGCAACAGCCCAGTATAGTTGTAACCTCAGGAGAATAAATTTTTTCCAGGTTCATCAGTGAATGACTAATAGATGGAGAGTGAAAAAGAGCCTCTAGACATTGTGAAAAGATTCATAGCACAATTGGTATTCAGAGCACAACTGCTTGTTGAATTGCCTTGTTGCCTGGAACAGTGTTATCCTCTTCCATGGAAAGGAGTTGCTGGGGAAAAGTGAGGAACAATGAAATGGGAAATGTTTGCAGTTTTGTTCCAAAGCTTCTTATATTTGATACCATGCAAAGTTTCTGGTgtaatttttcctctgctttgggATGCATGAAGGGAAATACCTGATTTGAGGGTGTCAGCAGAAAGATCTACCAGTCTATACTAAAGCTTATCTGGTTCATTAGAGCAGTTTATTAATAGATAAATTACTTATAGttgcaaatgaaaaaataatgtttccCTGAGGGATATTCCCTGACTAATTTTCCAGTGTCCCAACTGGACACTTCTGTCTGCTTAtccttttttgcctttcaggctctgactttattttctgtttgaagaGTTCTTCCTTGTCTTTGAaccaatacttttttttttactcttcatTCTTCCCATTTAGGATCAGTCAGAACCAGAGCTAATTTCATTTCCCTGTGACTCTGATGTGTAAATGACAATATGACATAATTTGTAGAAGTAATTCAACAGCTGAGAATATGGAGTCTTGAATGAAGCTCCTCTGCAGGACCCTGGAGAGTAGCTCAGTAGTTCTCTAGAGGCTTCTGAAAGATTAATGAAAACACTTCTGATTTCTTAGAGTTTTCTATTCTTCATTTATATTAATTCTAATGGAGGTGAAACTTGCTTGGGAATTAAGGTTATAATCAATGCAATTGAAACTAGATGAAAGATCTAAATTaatgtaaaacaaacaaaccaacaaacagaaacacacacacaaaaagcctgttttctcccctctccaggGCATTGTAAAAATATACTATTACTGTTAGAAGTACTTTCTAATAGCTGGGGAGTTGGAGATACTTTTGAAAGCAAGTGGTTTGATTAACTGAGTATCTCCTAGCAACTTAGAAAGCTTAAATACAACTGATTGAATACTGCCTGAGGAATACCTTGTCAAGCCCAAAGCACCTGCCAAAACCAGGTGATGATTCCTTTCTTTAAAAGACATCAGATAGTAGAGATGTAACTCAATATTTTGTCAGTATCGAAAAGGAATTTGCATAAAACACCTGACACAATATATAGAAAATAGAATCCCAAATGATATTCAAGTACTGCAGACCAAAATAGGAGGTCTGTGAGGTAGATTTTAAAAGTTAATATTGTATGCTTCTGTTGAAACAGTGCTGTTTTATCAAGAAGCAAGCAGAACTAGACCTTTTGCTAGTTCTTGGTACTTGCCACTTGCTTTACACATTGGCCATGTGAACAAGAATATGATATTGCTGGTATTTTACGTGGACAGCCATAGGAAAACTCTACTTGGCACATAAAaacttgggggtttttattGATTGGAGGAGAAATCAAGGCAAAGAATGATAGTGCCAACAGAGAGAAGTGTTGGGGGACTGCAGCTGCTTTTTTGTATCTCAATCAGCAGCTTAAGATGCTGTTTTCTCTCATTATGTCTATTTGTAGGTAACCTACAAAAACGCTAACAAATCTGCCACATAAATCAATTACACTTCAACTCAAAAGAACTTCTGGTAAGTGTCAACAATATAGAGTAACCACAACATGGCTGTTGATATGGTCTGCAGTAAGAACAATTTAACTTTGCTTGGAGGTGGGAAGCTAAACTCTACTTTGCATGCTGTCCAGCTACAGAGAATAAATGGAATTGTCTTGTCAGGCAGTATTTGTATGCTGGTAGCTATGCTTTGACTGATCTGGTGGTACTGCACAGTACAGCTTtgggagaaataaaataaaggagaaaaagaatgtCTGTGTAGTCAGGGTTGGAAAGCTGGGACCAGGTGACATGATTTTGAATATGTGTGCCCCACTCAGCTGTGTTAGCAGAAATCCTGCCTCCATAGATCAGAGGGGCTGAAGAACTTGATCTAGACAGGCTGAAgcagttggggttgttcagcctggagaagaaaaggctcctgGGAGACCTCATTGGAGCCTTCTAGTACTTCAAGGGGgctgcaagagagctggagagggactttcaACAAGGGCATACAGTCACagaacaaaggggaatggctttaagctgaaagagggcaggtttagattggatattagctagaagttctttactgtgagaggggtgaggcactggaacaggttgcccacagacattgtggatgcctcatccctggatgtgttcaaGGCAAGCTTAAatgggactttgagcaacctggtctagtggaaggtgtccctgctcatggcaggggcattggaacgagatgatactagaggtcccttcctacccaaactattccatgattctatgatctttcTAAAGACAGATTcttaaaggagagagaaaatcctATGAGTTTTATGGTATCTTGATATGCATTAGAAAGGCCCCATGCTGTAAGAACAGATCACTTAATTTACTCTTGGGCTGATGCTGTGTGAGATAGAATCATAGGGAAATTTGTGATGGAGAACTTGTGTCTGTCATATGATATTTCTTTCTGAGATCTGGATGGAATGCAATGATAAGGGAAAAATACTGTCATAGCTaatcttggtttttttctgtacttcTGTTTCACTGCCATCCATCCAGACTATTTGAAACAAATGTATAGGGCTTGCATATCCAAAACAGTGGGTTGCATTCTGTGTATTCTTCTGTGAAGTTACGTGCATCAAgtcttttctgttctgtttgttCCATTTGTTTTGTTATTAGGTACATAGAGAATGTCTTGGGGGAGGGTGGAAAGGTAGATTTCTTCTGGATGTGGCTTTACACTGGCCTGTCTGTGCCACTGAAATGGtcagtgaaaagaaaagcaagctgtGATCCACTTACAAACAGATTAAAACTATAtacttatatttatattttaattatatttgtatttacttagtgtatttttatctttaaaaaatatttctgtactatttattaaaatataagCACTTTAGCCAATGTCTGTATTTGAATACTCAGGATGGACCATTTAATACAGGAATCAACGTAAGTATCTAAAAATATGGTTTGGATAGTTATCTTAGGCGTTTGCCTCTGAAATCCCCTAATACATTTATTACCAGAAGCCGGGAGGAGGCAGCTGGGGTGTGATTGTTTTCAGCCTTCTGATTTATAAAGCCACTAGCCATTACAGACTTCCTAGTTTGAGCAGCATGATGATGCAAATCAGTGATACCTGGCAAACGccaaacaattatttttatttgcagtaCTAGGGAACATTCAAATCTGTTAAGATTATTGTTATTGGGGTTTGGGGATAGTCGTTTGTttgtgtattttcctttttttatgctTCCTGTCTCTACTCACAGGTAACATCATGGTGCTGTGGTCGACTTGCAGAACATCGCTACTTAAATCTGTAACAAACCGATTCATTAAGAATTTGGCCTGCTCGGGGATCTGTGCCAGCCTAGTCTGTGTGCCTTTTGACATTGCTCTTAGTGCCAGTCCACACTGCTGCTGGTGGATCTATACGATGCTCTTCTGCAGAATTGCCAAGTTTCTGCACAAAGTCTTCTGCTCAGTGACCATCCTAAGTTTTCCAGCCATTGCTCTTGACAGGTAATGGGGAAAATTTGCCATGatcctggatttttctttcttctttgtcttgATAAATGTGGTATCACTGTCTGTAATGCACACCAGTGTTGCCACTGGAACAGCATATCATTTGCCCTTCTCCAATAAGACTTGTGATCTGCCTCACAAAAAACACAAACTCCTACCACTTGTAAGTGTGAAGAGTTAGGTCTGTCATGAAAACTCTGTGAGCTTAAAAGTCCACAGCAGTACTCTAGTAGTAAGCAAACAGCCAATCAGTGTCTGAAATTTGAAGTGCATGTCAGagatgcactttttttttaactgcacaCAGAATGTTCAATGTTCAGCAATGCTTTTGCTCAGGGCCTTGCCAACCACAGTTTGCGCAAAGCAAAACACCATTGTGCTTCCAATAGATGGATACATGTAATTTGTGACCAACAGCTTTTTCCAAATATCCAGAAAAAATCTGTTATAAAGCAACTTTTAAAACAATGAGTCTGGCCTTTGAATGTGAGATGTGCCTCCATCATGTCTTTTGAAATTTTGAGTGTGTGCAATGTCCTGTCTAGTTTACAAGTAAGTAAATGgtgaaattttcaaaataatattcATATGCATCAGCCAAAGTGATACATTGAAAGAAATTTTCACCATCAAAAATGTAGCTTGACATTTAAATATTCAGGTTTTTTCTACAGAGAGACCTGAAAAGGCAGACCTTTGGGGgggctttttgttgcttttgttgttttttttttcttttcataaacAGGTAGTCAGTTGGCAACTCAGTTAGGGATTTGGAGCTTTATGCTTAGATGGCTCTTGAGAAGTTTCTCATAAGCAGTATGctcattaaattttttttttttttttttttttgacagataCTACTCTGTTTTGTaccctctggaaagaaaaatatctgatGCAAAATCCCGAGACCTGGTTATCTATATCTGGGCCCATGCAATAGTGGCCAGCATTCCAGTGTTTGCTGTGACCAATGTGTCTGATATTTATGCCATGTCCACTTGCTCTGAATCTTGGAGTTACTCCCTTGGCCACCTGATATATGTCATCATCTATAACATCACCACTGTGATTGTACCAGTGGCTGTGGTATTTCTCTTTATGATTCTTATTCGCAGAGCGCTGAGTGCCagccagaagaaaaaagtcatcATAGCTGCATTAAGGACCCCTCAGAATACAGTTTCTATCCCATATGCCTCCCAGCGAGAAGCTGAGCTCCACGTCATGCTGCTTTCTATGGTTACGATATTTATCTTCTGCAGTGTTCCCTACGTGACGTTGGTGATTTACCGCACTATACTCAATATTTCAGATATATCAGTCTTCTTGCTCCTCACCGCTATTTGGTTGCCCAAGGTCTCTTTGCTGGCAAaccctttattatttttaactgtTAACAAATCAGTACGGAAGTGTTTAGTGGGGACAATAGTACAGCTGCACCGAAGGTTTAGCAGGAGAAACATTGTCAGCTCGGGTGGTATTGCAGATGATAATCTGGAGCCCAGTGTCCATTCAGGAAGCCAGCTTCTGGAGATGTTTCACATTGGGCAGCAACAAATCTTCAAGCCTACGGAAGATGAGGAGAATGAGACCAAATCCATTGGCTCTGGTGACTTTCAACGGAAAGAAATTCCTACTGCCAGTTTAGAGCTAGGACAGACTTTGGTTCACAGGTTTATACCTCAGACTATTGCAGACTCTGCAGCTCAGGTGGCCCTAGCTGTGCCCACAGAGGCTGACACAGTAAATGACAAGTATTCCATGCAGTTTGGTTTTGGACCCTTTGAGCTGCCTCCACAGTGGCTCTCAGAAAACCGAAACAGTAAGAAGCGACTCCTGCCTCCTTTGGGGAATACCCCTGAAGAGCTAATCCAGACAAAACAGCCTAAGtgtaaagcagaaagaaaagtcaGCAGAAACAATAAAGTCAGTATCTTTCCCAAGGTGGATTCCTAGTTAAGAGCAGGAGTTTTAAGTGACAGAGGAAGGTCACTTTCTACTACATGTTTGATCCCATGGATCTTTATTATGTTGAAATTTGTTACagcctgattttttttgccaaatataagttaaatgaacaaacaaaagaaaaacatatatACAAGTGTTCCTTATTAATATGAAATACTTCATGAAAATAATATATCAAATGATGGAAATTTGTAGTTTTATCTCTGAATCCTTACAATGATACCTGTCTTATCATTAACTTTCAAAAGTACATATGGATTTGGCAACTCTTTTTATGGCTGGATTATGGAAATATGGCAGTTGGTTTTCTGGGAAACCTCATGGTGTATTAAAATGGACTGGGTATCAAAGTAACTTAACAGGAGAGGCTGTAGAGGGCAGAAGACATGCAGCATGGGTAAGTCCTACTCTCCTGCAAGTAGACACAGTAAGATTCTGCACATTTCATTAATGAAGTAAGATGGACTATTAAGtgcatttgttttctgttaAGCGCATTTGTTTGATCAGTGTTAAAACTTGCTGGATGTTTTTGCTCAAATTAGCTACCAAGCGTTTGCCAAACAtctaaagtattttaaaacctGAACCGATGTTTTTTGGCTTAAAACATCCACAAAGCCAAGAATACCCAAATCATCATGTGTGTTAAACCTGAGAAAGACCTTTTTTTTATAAAGATCCCATGTATATTCCTGTAGTTTTAAGTAAAAACTGGTTTGGAGACCATGCAGGACAAATCCTGATTCCaataaacaaatatatatgtgcTAAGAATCCTGTGATAAAGGGCATATACAAATGTCCCTAAAGTGTAATGTATGTATTGAGTAACTATGGGGTAAGCCTTGAAATAAACTAAGCTGCTGGTGCACTCTGCTGTTTTCTTACGGGACAGCTAGCAAATGGAAGAAGTGGGTGTGAAATGCTAGTAGCCTTTCTCTGAGTACGACAGTCTCAGTTCCTGAGTCTGTCTCTCACTCACACACAGAGAGACTCACAGAGAGGGATTCTGAGTGTTTCAGTGACAACTGAACTGTTGGCTGAAGAAGCTGGTAACAGACCTCAAAAGGCAAAGGTTTATTAATGCTGTTGCTCCATATTGCCAGAGGGAGAGAGGTTTTCCTCCTATCTTCACAGATACAGATACCAACCATGCTGCTCCACTCTTCTTGCAGAGTAGAGCGCCCAGTGTGTGAACACAAGACTTGCAAATCTGGTGCCTAATTCCTGAGTCACAGTCATGCCAACCCTGGTATCAGCTCAGCAGCCTTTCTGTGAGAGTTCAGGCATTGTGCTGCAGCTTGCCTCCCAGCATAATCACAGGCATATTGTCTCATTTATACTGAATGTGAACTTTAAACTATTTCTGTCTGTTAGGTGACCTAAAACTATTGCAGCCCTGGTATTTTCATTCTTGTTCAGTTGCAAGTAGTGTTTCATCTGCACTCACTGTTGTCTCTGTGGGTAGTTTCTTAAAAGCACAATCTCGTAACACCTGTTTACTCCTTGTGGTTTTCCTGTACTTCAGCCCTTTGCTGCATGCTGAACCTTTATCTGTGGTTACTGTCTGTTTATGAAAgtagttttttctttaaagcatattttaaaaggGACAAGGTGAAAAATCTTGAGAAGTTCACAGTAACTTACTAAATCCAACCAGTTAAtcttaaaagtgagaaaaaattCTGCTAAAGCAGAATGtaccttttcttcctttgacaTGTTTGAAGGAAGTCACCAGCTTCTGATGGCTCCAAGGTGGTATTTCTACAAGTCATTAAAAGcaaatgttttaataaaaatgtatttaaagaaaAGTGTGTAAGTTAAtgtgtaaaatatatttttctccatttcctctGTGGTTTCAGTGCACTTCATTTCTTGCTAGTTCAAGAGCTTCTCAGCTTGGGAGTGAGGAACAGTCTTCAGTGGGTGGTGGGAGCCTGAGCTGCCCTTCTTAGATACAGAGATGAGAAGATAGACATATCTTGCCTGAAATCAGACAGAAGAAAGATTCCAGAAAAAATTTGTCCTTCTGTGGCAGAGGTGGAGAAGTACCACagcattcattttttttaagtgtcaataaaaagtaatttaatgaagtgtttgtttttccaaagttaGTGAAAGAACAGGTGCCATTGAGAAAATCTTGAAAATCTAAAAATCAAAGTAGGAGTTGTAGTTTCCTTATGAATTTTGGCTAAGTTTAACATTCATGTCCCACTTACATATAAGTACTGCTCAAAATCTCTGTGATTACTGAATGTGGATAAATGTTGACTCAGATCTGAAGTCCTTTGAGGAAAGCAAACTTGGTTTTGTCCTTTTCAACTCTCATGTTGAATGAAATACCACTGATAAATTTAAAGAGTTAAATTGTATATAAGTTTATGTTATATCTGGAAAGTGAAGGATTTGTGATGGGTTTTTACTGTTGAGAAAAAAATACCTCTTTCTTTCAAAAAGAATACATGTAAAAACttgattgtattttttttagctGATTGTATCCAAAGACATCGAAACCCTTCAACAAGAAATTAACTACAGTGGTTTTCTGTGCCTCAAGAATTAGTTGAGAATGTTTTTAGTCCATCTTTCAGCAATTTATCCATGCAAATGTTtaaaagaagtggaaaaaattcacaaaagcacatctttttacagaaaaaataatctctGTAAAATTCACAAAGTAGCCTCTATGCTAGAATTGCCATCAGAAGACAGTAATCCAGGAAACTTTTTATGCAAGATGGAATATTTCACTTGTAGAGTTTCATTTTTTACTCAGTTTAAGACAGTAGTAGCTTTGAGTCATTACTGGTGTCTCTTGGATTGTTGTTAAAATAATCTGACTGGGCAAAATGTTTTCCGGTCtccaacatggaaaaaaaaaaaatcaagtcttGTTATAACATCACATAAAAGTTAGGCAGAAgtgagttttggggtggtttttggttttttgtttggttggttttttttgtaatgatGGTAGTTTTTAACCACCACAGGTGTTggtaaaataaatgtttctagATTATTGAAGAACAAATGTGAAATACAAAGCAAAGTCATGGgacttttaagaagaaaaagcctGGGGTAATTTGGCTTGTGCAAATAGATTTAAAGGCTGAATCTTACTATTGGAGAATAAACTTGGAGGAAGGAAAGATAGAACCCATTATTCTAGCACAAGGGAGGAAAACAGAGCTCACATTAAACAAAGAAGGAAGTTGTTTAAAAAGGATGAAAAGACTACGAGGACTATGTCAGTTTATTGTTCTGAGATATCCTTAAGAAATATTGTTAAATTCAAACAAACAtcatgtaaaaattaaaaaaaccccaaacgcGAACCCaatgaaaaaccaaaacagtcGTTCAGTACTAGATAATGGTATGTTGGTGGAATActtaaaaacatgtattttctcttctctgtgaGGAGAAAGTGgactatttttaaaaggaagcatAAGAAATACCAAATGAGATCCAGTTCCTGAATATACATCTATCAATGCAAACCAGGGTTTCTCTAGCAGCAGTTCTGCATCCCAAGGTTCCCTATGCCTAAGCATAATGTGCTGAGATGGTGATTTACTCCAAAAACTCCTTTGTGCACACTACTTGACTAAGTGGTATTCTAACTTCTTGGCCTCCATTTCTGTAAAACTAAACCCTCAACTTTTTGCCTGGATCACATCCTAAGCCACAGAAGAATGTCCTGAGACACTTGCAGGGTTGAATTGTTTGGGTTGCCTTGCACCTTTTTGGTTGCAAACTCCCAACACTCTGCACCCTGCAGCACTAAGGCATTTCAGCACAACCCAGTCCATCTTGAGCTTCTGCTTCCACACTCTGCTCtcatcctgcagcagcaggtgtgGCAACATGGATGGCAGTTTTGTCAAGACAGGAGCTTTTCCAATGCAAGTCAAGGATTAAAACCTGTCTTTTAGTAAGCAATGGGAGTCTTACCATTGACTCTGGTCTTAGCATTTTAATTTGGCCTGTCTCCCTTGGCTGACACGTTGCTCTGCTGTACCACTACTGTTGATGATTGCTGTATCACTGCAGAGCTCTACTCATCCTCACTGAGGGTTCTGGGAAAATTTGAATATAGCCCAAAATTCATGGCTCTTTGCCCTTAACTTGGCACATGCCAGTAGAAAAATACTACTGCATAATCACTTGTTGTTTGCAAGAAAAGAGTCTGTTTATTGCCTAACATTTAGAGGAATTAATATAGTGAATATTAGCTCTGCAAGTCAACCTGAGTACTGGAACTGCTACAGTCTGCCTTAGAAATATTGCCTATGGTAAATAAAAAGCACTTCAGGTAAGTACACAGAaggatattaaaaaataatcaaagatAACTATAAAATTCTTGATATTTTTCTCTCAACATGTATGAGACAATGAAATGGAAGTTGTTTTGCTACCTATTTGTGTATTAAAAGGCTTTTCAGAAGAGGAGTGTGAAGGTAAGCAGTGGTAATTTGGAGCAAGTTCCCTGTATTTCCCCCCTCATTTGTGTTTCCTTTTGACTGGATTAGGGAGAAAAGGATGATTGAATTCTGTTACTATGACAACTGTGTTCTGAGTATCAAGACAGCTTGTTTAAATGTGGTTTTATCCTGTTATACCCTATCTTTTAGGATGAAAAGCACATCTTGGAGTGCTTTTCTTGCTGTGCACTTCCTAGACACAAGAGTTTTTTCCATTCcaaccttttaattttttttaaactgtcatATTTCAGAGAAGTATCTAGTTTATCTCAGAACAAAATTGACCTGTTCctggaaaggcaaaaaaagaaagcacacCCTTGATTCTGCTTTTCTAGTTCAAGCTTCAGTATAAGTACACCTGCCACCTATACCAATATTTGAGATTATGTAATATTTAATGTTATTAACATTATTTAAGTTATTTAATGTTACTAAAGTTCAGTTCTTATTGGAGAGGAAGACTCTTATGACCTGACTTACAGGATTTGAGATGAACTCTGCGAACCTCTTTTCATCTCTGGGTCTTCTAGGACACATAGCAGATCATAAGATCAGTTGTGGTTTGAGATATCCCTGCTAAGACAGTATTACTCAATCTCAGGTGTGACAGTCTCATTGGAAGGAAAACTTCACTGATTCTATGTGGACAAGCACCAGTAAGAACCCTATTCCTGCACCAAATCCAAAGGAGTTTTATGTCCATTTGTAACCAGATCCAGAGTTGGATGGTCTCTTTCCACAGGCTCTTGTGAGGTTGTAGGCA
Proteins encoded in this region:
- the GPR176 gene encoding G-protein coupled receptor 176; the encoded protein is MGYDKSWVLMNESDRAPSQAVTRALEMGNASAAQMVWQGGNVSEAGGVESEEHGEEQSYRHFTTTVQVVIFVGSLLGNIMVLWSTCRTSLLKSVTNRFIKNLACSGICASLVCVPFDIALSASPHCCWWIYTMLFCRIAKFLHKVFCSVTILSFPAIALDRYYSVLYPLERKISDAKSRDLVIYIWAHAIVASIPVFAVTNVSDIYAMSTCSESWSYSLGHLIYVIIYNITTVIVPVAVVFLFMILIRRALSASQKKKVIIAALRTPQNTVSIPYASQREAELHVMLLSMVTIFIFCSVPYVTLVIYRTILNISDISVFLLLTAIWLPKVSLLANPLLFLTVNKSVRKCLVGTIVQLHRRFSRRNIVSSGGIADDNLEPSVHSGSQLLEMFHIGQQQIFKPTEDEENETKSIGSGDFQRKEIPTASLELGQTLVHRFIPQTIADSAAQVALAVPTEADTVNDKYSMQFGFGPFELPPQWLSENRNSKKRLLPPLGNTPEELIQTKQPKCKAERKVSRNNKVSIFPKVDS